A region of the Pseudarthrobacter sp. MM222 genome:
TTCGGAGCGATTAACGGCGCCGCCACGACGCGGATCGCTGCGGTCAGGCTCCCGCAGTGCACGGTCGATACTACTTTCAGGCCGGCCACAGTCCCGGCCACTGTCCGGACCATCGCGGCAACGAACACGGCCGTCTATTTCGGCGGCGACTTCCAGACCGTCGGCACGGCCGCCCGCAGCCGCTTCGCCGCGGTGGACACCACCGGTGCGCTGTTGCCCTGGGCCCCGGCGGCCAGTGCGCCAGGCCGAGCGCTGACCGTTCCGGCCGGCCGCAACGTCGCCGTCATCGGCGGCGACTTCGCCACAGTGAATGGGGTTGCCTCCCAGTCGATCGCGGTCGTGGACGCAACCACCGGCGCCAACGTGCGCGCCTACGGCGCCACCTTCATTCCGCGCACCTCGGCCACCAAGAGCATTGTCAATGATGGGCAGAGCTTCTTCATCGGCAACGAAGGCACCGGCGGCGGCGTCTTTGACGGCCGGGCGCGCTTCAGCCTGGATACCTACGACCAGGTCTGGCGGGACACCTGCCTCGGCGCCACCCAGGCGATCGACGTCTACCAGGGTGTTCTCTACGCCGGACATCACCTGCACGACTGCCCCGGCATGAACATGATGGCTGACGGTGAGCGGCAGCACCTGAGCGCGCAGCGCGCCGACAACCGAACGCACCTGGGCTGGAGCCCGGACACGGACGACGGCATCGGCGAAGGCATCGGCCCGCGGGCGCTGACCCACACGAACACGGGCGCCGGTGACGTGCTGTGGGTTGCCGGCGAATTCACCATGGCGAACAACAGGGCCCAGCAGGGTCTGACACGGTTCGGTCCCGGCCCGGGAACCGCGGCGCCCTCGACGCCCGCCAACGTCAGCGCGGCCAGCCTGAGCACCGGGCAAAACCAGGTCCGGTGGCGCGCGAGCCTGGACAACGATGATTCCGCGCTGACCTACAACGTGTACCGGAACGGCTCGGCGACTCCGCTGGGCACCGTCACCGCCAGCTCACTGTGGTGGTCCACCGGCCAGGTGTCCTTCACCGACAAGACGGCCGTACCCGGAACCCAGTACACCTACCGCGTCCGGGCGACGGACGGCACCAACACGAGCGCGCTCTCGGCGACAGTTACCGTCGCGACGGCCAGGACCAATGCCGCCTACCCCGCTGCAGTTCTGGGGGCCGGTGCCAGCACGTACTGGCGGCTGGACAACGCCGGACCGACGGTGGGCGCCGACAGCTCACCGGGCAACAATCTCGAGCTGAGCTACGGCGGGCCAACCTTCGCCGGCGACACGGGAGCGGTCGCAAACGACCCCAGCCGGTCGACGACGTTCAACGGCACCAGCGCCTACGCCTACGGCCAGAACCGCGGCAATGCGCCCACCGTCTACACCGCCGAAGTCTGGTTCAAGACGAACACGACCCAGGGCGGGAAGATCTTCGGCTTCGGCAGCGGCCAGCCGAACCGGCACGGCACGAATCCCGGACTCAGCAGCAACTACGATCGCAACCTCTACATGACCAACGCCGGCACGCTGGTCTACGGCGTGTATGTCAACGGAACGCGGACGGTCACGTCGGCTCGGCCCTACAACGACGGAACCTGGCACCATGCGGTGGCGACCCAGGGCAGCGACGGCATGCGGCTCTACGTCGACGGAACCCAGATCGGGGCACTGCCCACCCAGACCGCGGCGCAGACCTACTGGGGATCCTGGCGGATCGGCGGAGATCAGCTGAACAGCTGGCCGTTGCGGCCTACGAGCAACTACTTCGCCGGCTCCATCGACGAGTTCGCCGTCTATCCCAGCGTGCTGACGGCCGCGCACGTATTGCAGCACTACAACCTGGGGAAGTGATCCCGGGCTGCCTGTGCGGGTTTGTCCTGCTCGCTGGCCTTCAGGCGCGTGGGTGGGCCTGCAGATAGCTCTTCCGGAGCCGGTCCACCGAGACATGGGTGTAGATCTGTGTGGTGGCGAGGCTGCTGTGGCCGAGGATCTCCTGCACCGCCCGGAGGTCCGCGCCGCCGTCGAGCAGATGTGTGGCCGCCGAGTGGCGCAGGGCGTGCGGCCCGGTTGCGGAAGTGTCTCCGAGGGCCTCCAAGAGAGCGTGGACGACGCTGCGGACCTGGCGCTGGTCCACGCGCTTGCCGCGCGCGCCAAGGAACAAGGCGGGCCCCGACGCCTCGGTGGCGAGGGCGGGCCGGCCTCGGCGGAGCCAGTCGTCCACCGCGAGGGCCGCGGGGAGGCCGTAGGGTACGGTGCGTTCCTTGTTACCCTTGCCGATCACACGCAGGGTCCGGCGGTCGGGGTCGAGGTCATCGATGTCCAAACCGGCCAGTTCTCCCACCCGGACACCGGTGGCGTACAAGAGTTCCACCATGGCCCGGTCGCGCAAAGGCAGCAAACCGCCCTCGGCTGCGGCGGATTCCGCGCCTTCCACGAGCCGGAGCACCTGTCCCTGGTGCAGCACGCCGGGCAGCGACTTCTCCCGCTTCGGTGCTTTCAGCCGGAGTGCCGGGTCCGCCTCGATCCGCTCCTCCCGGACGGCCCAGGCAGTGAAGGCCCTGGCCGTTGCGGACCGCCGACCCAACGTGGCGCGGGACAGGCCCGCTTCGCTCTGGGCACCGAGCCAACGCCGCAGGATGCCGAGCTCCAGCCCGGGAAGATCCTCCACGCCTTCCGAGGCCGCGTAGCCCAGCAGGCTTCCGACGTCGGACAGGTAGGCGCGCACGGTGTGGGCCGAACGACCGCGCTCGGACCGCAGATAGCGGGCGAAGTCCTCGGCGGCGAGGGCCAGCGCGGCCGGCAGTTCCTTTGATGACACGCTCCTACTCTCGCAGGATTCGCCGGGCAATCAAGGAACCCTACGGCGAGCCGCCGGCGCGCCCGTCCGCCGGCGACGGGGGTGACATGTCTGTCACCCGGCCTTGCCCGACCGCTTCCAGCCGCCGCCGTGGAACTCGGCCAGGCCCAACAGCCCGAGCCGGCCGAGGCCGGCACGGACAGAGTCCGCACTCAGGCCCGCCACCGTCGCAAGCTTCTCGACCGTGCTGGTGGTCCGCAGGGGAAGGGCGTCCAGGAGGATCAGATCCTCCAACGTCAGGCCGTCCTGGACTTCGGCCCTGCCCGTCCTCGTTTCCGGGAGCGATTCCCCGCTCGGGGACGCGAGCTCTGCGATCTCCCCCGCGTCGGTGACGCAGACGGCACCGCCTTCCCGGAGCAGCCGGTGGCAACCGGCCGAATTGGCGCTGTGCACCGATCCGGGTACGGCACCGACGGCCCGGCCGAGGGTTTCGGCGTGGTGGGCCGTGTTGAGGGCACCCGATCTCCACCGGGCTTCGACCACGACGGTGACGGATGCCAGTGCAGCGATGAGCCTGTTCCGCTGCAGGAACCTGTACCGGGTGGGCGCAGAACCCGGCGGAACTTCCGCCAGGACCGCGCCCTGATCAGCCACTGCCCGCAGCAGGTCCTCGTTGCCGGACGGATAGAACCGGTCCACTCCCCCGGCCATCACGGCGATCGTGGGAACGCCGCCGCTGCTTCCGGCCAGGGCGGCCCGGTGGGCATGTGCATCGATGCCGTAGGCCCCTCCCGAGACAATCGTGAAACCCCGCTGGGCCAGCGAATAGGCGAGGTCTCCGGTGACGGACGACCCATATGAGGTGCTGTCCCGCGAACCCACAAGGGCAATGGATTTGGCGGCTGGAGGCAGTGGCCGCTCGGCGCCGCGCCACCAGAGGCAGATCGGTTCCTGCAGGCCGAGGTCCGCCAGCTGTCGCGGCCAGAGTTCGTCCGAGGGGATGATCATGCGTCCGCCGAGCCGTTGCATCGTGGCAAGGTCCCGCGCCGGAGCCAGGTCGGGAACACGGGAAGCCCAGCGCATCCGGGCCGTTGCCAGTCCTGTCCAGCCGGCCCCGGTGCTGTTGTCGGCCAGCACGCGGGACATGTCCTGTTCGATCTCAAGACCCGCGTTCAGTTCCCCCGTAGCGATGCGCAGTGCGTCCTCCGCTCCGGCAACCTGCACCAGCGCCAGGCCGGCGGCGTCCTGGGGCTCGAACAGTCGGGACAATGCCGCCCTGGCTGTCCGTTCGGCCTCGATCATGGTGTCCTTTCCAAAGCTGATCACTACGCCCGAAACCTGTGCGCCCCGAGCAAGCGAATGTGGGGTAAAGTCCAAACCCGCTAGGCGGTGGCAGCTGCCTGTCGAAGGTTGAGCGCCTGACCGATGTCGTCGGCTCCGGGAAGGTCCCGCCCGGCCAGGTCAGCCAGCGTCCAGGCCAAGCGAAGGACGCGGTCGTAGCCGCGGGCTGTGAGTACGCCGCGCTCCAAGGCATGGTCCAGGATCCGCGTGGTCGGGGGCCCGAGCCGCAGGGCGCCCCTGAGCAGCCGGCCGGGGACCTGGGCGTTGGTCTCGAATCCGAACGGCAGCAGCCTCCCCAGTTGGCACTTCCTCGCACCCGCGACCCGCTCCGCGATCGTGGCGGTGTCCTCCTCCGATCCGGGTTGGCCGAAGTCGGCCAGAGACACCCGCTCGACTTCAAGCTGGATGTCCACCCGGTCCAGCAGCGGACCCGACAGCCGCGACAGATAGCGCCGCCGCATGGTGGGCGTGCAAGTGCAGTCCACGCCCTTGCCGGACGCCTTGCCGCAAGGACAGGGGTTGGCGGCGAGGACCAGCTGGAATCGGGCGGGGTAGGCCGCCGTGCCCGCGGATCTGTGGATCACCAGCTCCCCGCTCTCCAGCGGCTGCCGGAGCGCATCGAGCACCCGGCGCTCATATTCCGGAGCCTCGTCGAGGAACAATACGCCGCGGTGGGCCCGGGACGCTGCCCCGGGCCGGGGCAGCCCTGATCCGCCGCCGATGATCGCGGCCGACGTCGCGGTGTGGTGCGGGTTCTCGTACGGTGGCCGCCGCAGCAGCCGGACGGACGCGGACGTAAGCGCGCAGAGGGAGTGGATGGCCGTGACTTCCATTGCTTCCGTGTCCCCGAGGTCGGGCAGGAGTCCCGGCAGACGCTCGGCCAGCATCGTTTTTCCTGCCCCTGGCGGTCCCGTCAACAGGAGGTGGTGGGCGCCTGCCGCGGCGACCTCCAGAGCCCGGCGGGCCTCCAACTGGCCCGAGACGTCACGCATGTCCGGCGGCATGGCCGGAGCACCGTCCGGGCAGGCGTCCCCGTCATCGTCCTCAGGGTCAGGTTCGAAGCCCAGGGCCAGATCCTGCGGGTCTGCGCCGAAGTCGAACGCCAGACGCGCCAGCGTGGAGTACCCCTGCACCCGCGCGCCCGGGACCAGTCCGGCTTCCGCGGCGTTGGCTTTCGCCACCACGACGTCCGGGAATCCCGCCCGGACAGCGGCCATGACCGCGGGCAAAACGCCCCGAACCGGCCGCAGCCTGCCGTCCAGGCCCAGCTCGGCAATGAAGACGGTGCGCCCGGTGGAGCGGACATCATTGGAAGCCAACAGCGCCGCCATGGCGATGGCAAGGTCGAATCCGGAACCGCGCTTGGGCAGTGATGCCGGGATGAGGTTGGCCGTAATTTTCCGGCGGCTCAGCGGAATTCCCGAATTCTGGGCCGCAGAGCGGATCCGTTCCTTGGCCTCATTGAGCGAGGCATCCGGCAGGCCCAAAATGATGAAAGCCGGCAGGGTCTGGCCGATGTCGGCCTCGACCTCGACGATGTAGCCGTTGAGTCCCACGAGGGCTACAGAATAGGACCGGCCGAGCGCCACCTACCCCACTCCCTTGAGGTGTTCCACCGCCGGGTTGCCGATGCCGTCGTCGAGCACGGACACCACATCGATCCGGCGCAACGGCATCCGAAGCTCATGATCACGGCACCAGGCCGATGCCAGCCGGTGCAGCCGGGCGAGTTTGTCCACGCCGACGGCTTCAAACGGATGCCCGTAGGCGAGGGATCTTCGGGTCTTCACCTCCGCGATGACCAGTGCGTCGTTGTCCAGGGCGACGATGTCGATCTCGCCCTCGGGGCAGCGCCAGTTGCGGTCCACGATCCGCATGCCCTGGGCTTCAAGGTACTCGGCCGCGAGTTCCTCGCCGCGCCGGCCCAGCAGGTCTTTTGCTCTCATAGGACCAGCGTGCGGCGGCATCCTGATCCGGCACAGGTGCTCCCGACGCTATGTGGGAAACTCCGGGAAATGGCCAACGGCGGGGGAACACGTCAGCCCGCGGGCAGCCTGACGTATCGGGGAATCAGTTTCCCAGATCCTCGACCTTCGGCAGGGCCAGCTCCTCGCTGCGCGGGAGTTCTTCGACGTTGACGTCCTTGAACGTTATGACGCGGACGCTCTTGACGAACCTGGCGGAACGGTAGACGTCCCACACCCAGGCGTCCTGAAGGGTCAGATCAAAGTAGACCTCGCCGTCGGCGCTGCGGGCCTGCAGATCCACGTGGTTGGCCAGATAGAAACGCCGTTCGGTCTCGACCACGTAGCTGAACAACCCGACAACGTCGCGGTATTCGCGGTAGAGCTGGAGCTCCATGTCGGTTTCATAGTTTTCAAGGTCCTCGGCACTCATGGTTCCATCTTGCACCATCCGGAAGCCGCCTCGCGCCACGGCCGCACGCTAGAGGAGTTGCCAGCTGACCCGGTGGTACGGCGTGGGCCCGGCGGCTCGTAGCGCGTCCTTGTGCGCGGCGGTGCCGTAGCCCTTGTTCTCATCCCAGCCGAAGGCGGGATACTCCGTGTGCAGCTGGCACATCTGATTGTCGCGCTCCACCTTGGCGATGATGCTGGCCGCGGCCACGCTGAGGCATTGCATGTCGGCCTTGACGAGCGTGTGCACCGGCGCGTCGCAACCGGGCTCCGCCGGGCCGTCGTCGAACAGTGACGGCTGGGACGCCGGGGAGAGCCAGTTGTGGCTGCCGTCCAGCAGCACGACGTCGGGGGTCACGCCGGCGGCCAGGACCGAAAGCCAGGCCCGGGTCCCGGCAAGCCGCAACGCCCCGATGATTCCAAGAGAGTCGATCTCGCCCGCCGAGGCATGCCCGACAGCGGAAGCCACGCTCCAGCTTCGGACGACCGGCACGAGGCGTTCCCGGTCCGCCACTTTGAGCAGCTTGCTGTCCCGTACGTCCGCCAGCAGCTTCTGGTCCGTTAGGTCCACGACCGCGATCCCCACGCTCACCGGCCCGGCCAGGGCACCGCGGCCCACTTCATCGATGCCGGCGACGAGCCGCGCGCCGGAGCTCCGGAACCGGCGTTCGTAGTCGAGGGTTGGTGCTTCAGACATGATGGGTTCTTACCTGCCAGCCATTATTGGCCCGACGGCGCGGGGACATTCTGGAAGACGCCCGGGTAGTTGTCCAGGGCAGTGATGCGGTTCAGGGGCCACGCAATGACGGCCGCCTTGCCCTCGATGTCGGCCACGTCCACGAAGCCGCCTCCGCTGTCCAGATGGGCGCGCGAGTCGGCGGAGTGGTTGCGGTTGTCTCCCATGACCCAGACCTTGCCGGCGGGAACGACGACGTCAAACTCGTGGACCACCGGCGCTTCGGCGGCGTTGATGTAGTTCTCGGCCAAAGGCGTGCCGTTGACCGTGAGCTGGCCGCCGGCGTCGCAGCAGACAACGCGGTCTCCGGGCAGCCCGATGACCCGTTTGACCAGGTGTTGCTCGGAGTTGTCCGGCAGCAGGCCGACGAAGGTCAGCCCGTCCTGCACCCAGGTGAAGGGCCCGTCCGGCTTTTCTTCCGCGGGGGCCAGCCAGCCCTTGGTGTCCTTGAAAACGACGACGTCTCCGCGCTGGAGGGCGAACGGCTCCGGGACGAGGAGGTTCACGAAAATACGATCATTCACGTCAAGCGTGTTGACCATGGACTCGGACGGAATGTAGAACGCCCGGAACAGGAAGGTCTTGATCAGGAAGGACAGCACGATGGCGACGACCACCACGGTGGCCACTTCCTTGAGCCACAGGAAGAGCTGGCTGCGGCCTTCTTTCGCCTTTGCCCGCCTGGCCCGCTTGGACTCGGGACCGGCGTGCGCGGGGCCGGAGGCGGCGGGGCGCTCGGCGGACGCGGGGACGGACGCACCTTCGCCAGCCTCCTCGGCGGGCGCGCCCGCAGGCGCCTGGGCGGGGTGAATCGCCTCGGCCCCCCGGGCAGACGGTTGGACCGCAGAAGCATGCGGCAGCGCGGCCGTTGGGTGCTGCGGCGCCACACCGGCCTCAGGGTCACCCTGGTACTCAGGACTCCTGAACTGCTCCGTTGTGGGAATAGCTGAGGAGGTGACCCGGGGCTGGTCCTGCCCCCGCGGCTCGGGAATCCGGGATCCGGTTTCCGGCATCTACTGTCCGTTCGTTGTGGTGTCCGCGGCCGCGGCGGGCCGTCCTACTGCTGTAAATCTATCAAGCGGCCAGACGATCTGTACCGGCCGGCCGACCACTCGGTCCAGCGGTACCATTCCCCCGCCGGGAGCGCCCAGCAGGCTCCGCGAATCGGCCGACATGGAGCGGTGGTCGCCCATCAGCCACAGCCGCCCGGCCGGGACGGCCGCGCTGAACCGCTGCTCGCTGGGGGCGTCCCCCGCATACAGATATGGTTCCGCAAGCGGCTGGCCGTTGACTGTGAGCCGGCCGGACGCGTCGCAACACACCACCTCGTCGCCGGGAAGCCCGATGACGCGTTTGACGTAGGTGCTGTCACTGCCGGCCAGGCCGAGCCAGTGCCCGGCCCCGGCAAGGAAGTCGAGGACCGGGCCCTTGCCGCTGTTGAGCGGGGCGAAGGTGCCGCGGCCGTCGAAGACGACGACGTCTCCGCGCCGGATCGGCTCGGCCTGCAGCTCGGTCCGGGACACCACGATCCGGTCGCCCTCGCGGAACAGCGGCTCCATCGAGGCGGAGGGTATGAAGTACACGTCCAGCCACAGGGAACGGATCACTCCGCTGATCACCACTGCCAGGACAAACGCCAGCAACGCAAAACGCCAGCCGAGTTTCCTTGGCTGGCGTTTTGTCTGGTCCATGATCCGTATCCTGTGGCGCTGTTGCGGATGCTCCGGCGACAAGCCGAATACGGTCCGTGGACCCGCGGTGGAAGCCTGGAAGGCTTACTTTGCGGTCTGGAAGTCGCGCTTTTCCTTGATCTTTGCGGCCTTGCCACGCAGATTGCGCATGTAGTACAGCTTGGCGCGGCGCACGTCACCCTTGGAGACGACCTCGATCTTGTCGATGATCGGGGAGTGCACCGGGAAGGTACGCTCTACGCCGACGCCGAAGGAGACCTTGCGGACGGTGAAGGTTTCGCGGAGGCCATCGCCGTGGCGGCCCAGGACGAAGCCCTGGAATACCTGGACACGGGAGTTCTTGCCTTCGATGATGTTCACGTGAACCTTGAGGGTGTCACCCGCGCGGAACGTCGGAACATCGGTGCGCAGCGAGGCTGCATCTACGGAATCGAGGATATGCATTGATTCACTCCTGGCGAACGCCACAGGTCATTCACGTTGGGTCACGGCGGCCAAGCCCGGGTGCACGAAGGCAGCCCGGAAATTCCCGCCGAAAGTTTTCAGTCCGGCTCCGTCAGGAATTGACGGTGCCGGGGTACCAGGCTGTTGGTAACGATCCCCCTGTGGCAGGTTCGTACCCAGCAGGCACAAGGACTAATTTTGCCACATGCGGGGCGTTCGAGCCAATCCCTCAGCCCCGGATGCCAGCCCGCGGTTAGTTCCGCCCGGCGCCGGCGTCGGGGCGGCGCCGGAGGCGGCCGTCGACGACGTCGTACCCGAGGTCAGCGAAGGCCGTCCGGTCCGCGCGCGGCAGCTTGCCGGCGTCGAACTCCGCGAGGAGGTCCGGACGGCGTTCGGCGGTGCGCCGGTACTGCTCGTGCCGGCGCCATTGGGCGATCTTGCCGTGGTTGCCGCTCAGCAGCACCGCCGGAACGTCGCGGTCCCGCCAGCTGGAGGGCTTGGTGTAGACGGGGTATTCCAGCAGCCCGTCCGAGTGGGATTCCTCCACGAGGGAATCGGGGTTGCCGACGACGCCGGGCAGCAGCCGCCCAATGGCCTCCACCATGGCCAGCACGGCCACCTCGCCGCCGTTGAGCACGTAGTCCCCCAGGCTCATGGGGCGCACGGTGAAGTGGTCGGCCGCCCATTCCATCACGCGTTCGTCGATGCCCTCGTAGCGGCCGCAGGCGAACACCAGCTGCTCTTCCTCCGCCAGCTCCTGCGCTGTGGCCTGGGTGAAGCGCTCTCCGGCCGGGGACGGGACGATGAGGACGGGCTTGGCCGCCGCTTCCGGCGCCTCGGTGTCCGCACTGGCGGCTTCGGGCCGGGCCGCGGCCACGGCAGCCAGAGCCTGGGCCCAGGGTTCGGGCTTCATGACCATGCCGGCGCCGCCGCCATAAGGCGTGTCGTCAACGGTCCGGTGGCGGTCCGTGGTGAAGTCGCGCAGATTGTGGACGTTCAGCTGCAGCAGCCCGTCCTGGCGTGCCTTCCCGATCAGCGAGAGTTCCAGGGGTGCCAGGTACTCCGGGAAGATGCTGACGACGTCGATTCTCATTTAGGCTTTGTCTCCGGAGGCGCTGCCGGTTTCAGGCTTGGTTCCCTCGTCGGCATTGACCTCGAAGAGTCCCGCGGGCGGCGTGACGAGGATAAAGCCCTCGCCGACGTTGACCTCGGGAACGATCTGCTCCACGAAGGGGACCAGGATCTCCTTGCCCTCGTTCGAGGTGACCACGATGAGGTCCTGGACCGGGAGGGTATGCAGGCCTGAGACCTTGCCGACGACCGTGTCGCCGACGCGGACGTCCAGGCCGACGAGCTCGTGCTCGTACCAGCCCTCGTCATCGTCGTCTTCGTCGAGTTCCTCGGTCTCGATGAACAGCTTGGCCCCACGGAGGGTCTCCGCGTCGTTGCGGGTCTCGATCTCCTCGAAGGCGAGCAGCAGGATGTCCTTGTTCCAGCGGGCGCTCTCCACGGTCAGCGGACCGGCCGAAGCGGGTTCCACCACAAATTGGGTGCCCGGAACGAAGCGGTCACCGGGCGCGTCGGTCAGGACCTGCACGGTCACTTCACCGCGGATGCCATGGGGTTTACCGATTCGTGCCACCTGAAGCTGCATCTGTTCCTCTGTTCCGGGATTGGGGTTGCTGGCGAAAGTTGGGGGAAAACAGTCCGGCCCCTCCACCATTATCTGGTGAAGGGGCCGGACTAAAAGACAAGTATTGCTGAAAGCGTTACCGGCGGCGGTCGGTGTCGACGACGTCGACCCTGACCGGCTCGCCGTCCGCCAGTGCCGCGATCACGGTACGCAAAGCGCGCGCCGTGCGGCCCTGGCGGCCGATCACCCGTCCGAGGTCGTCCTGATGAACGCGCACTTCGAGGGTGTCCCCGCGGCGGTTGTTCTTCGCACTGACCTTGACATCGTCAGGACTGTCCACGATCCCGCGGACGAGGTGTTCGAGCGCTTCTGCCAGCAAGTTACTCAGCCTCGGTGGTCTCTGCTGCTGCGTCGGCGGGGGCCTCGGCTGCGTCGTCCTTCTTGGCCTTCTTGGTGATGGCTTCCGGGATGATCACGGAACCCTTTTCCGGGGTAACGAAGGCAGCCTTGGGAGCCTTGGTCTTCAAGGTGCCCTCCTGGCCCGGGAGACCCTTGAACTTCTGCCAGTCACCGGTGATCTTGAGGATCGCGGCAACCTGCTCGGACGGCTGTGCGCCGACGCCGAGCCAGTACTGGGCGCGGTCCGTGTCGACCTCGATGTACGAGGGCTCTTCGGTCGGGTGGTACTTGCCGATCTCTTCGATGGCACGGCCATCACGCTTGGAGCGTGCGTCCATGACGACGATGCGGTAGTACGGTGCGCGCATCTTGCCGAAGCGCTTAAGGCGAATCTTTACGGCCACTTTTGTGGTCACTCCTGTTTCTGAAACGGGGTCGAGCCCGGCGTTCTGCACCCGTGGGGCGGGCCGTACTAGGGGGTTCTAAAAGGACAAGATCCGGACGCGGAGAGAGGGGCCACGCAGATCGAGTACCTGTTCATTGTGCCAGATCAACGCCGGGATTTCGACTTGACCCCCTGCCGGCTGGTAAATCCGGTCGATGGCCGGCCTGTGGCCGCCGCCCGAGGCGAGCCCGGACCGTGGCCCGAGTCACGCTTGGCTCGAGGCGTCAGCGGGTCCAGACGTACAGTCCGGTCCGGGTGGCGGGGTCGACGCGGGCAGCCAGCTCCGCGAGCCTCCGGACATAGTCGAGGGCCTGCTCCGCACCGAAGGGCATGTCCTCTTCGGCGGCCCAGCTGCCGGCCACATCCTCGAGGACGTCCGCTTCGCCCTCGGTCTCATAGCTGAGCAGATCCGCAAGTGCCCTGACCATGGCGGGCGGGACGCCGAGCAGGGAGTCGCTGGCCACGTCCACCATGGCAAGCTCGTAATCGGCACCGGCGGAGTGCACGGCCGTCCCGGCCAGGTCGCCGAGGCGCTCGACTTCGAAGTCGCTGATGTCCTGGATCCGGAGCGCCCCGGGAGCCACGGCTCCCCCGCCCTCAAGTGCAGCCGCGCGCTTAAGGGCTTGATCGTGGGTGGAGACAAAGATTTCGGTGAATCCCATGGGTCATCCTTAGGGCTCGGCGCTGACGGCGCGGCGGAAAGTCTGGTTTCAGCCTAGCCCAGCCGGGCAGCGCCGGCGGCGCCCCGGACCGCCGTGCGCCCTCAGCGCACTGCCACGCGGATCCGGTTGCGCCACGGGTCTTCGAAGCGCAGTTCGGCGCCCGTGTGGTGGGACTGGACACCGGCGGTTTTCAGGCGGTCGGCCAGGGCTCCGACGTCGTCGCCCGAGGGCACTTCGATCAGCACCTCCCCGAGTCCCAGCGTGTCGCGGCGGGGGCCGGCGCCGCGGCTGTTCCACACGTTCATGGCCATGTGGTGGTGGTAGCCGCCGGCTGCGACGAAGAGTGCCTGGCCGTGCCAGCCTGCGGTCTTTTCGAAGCCGAGGGTCCCGACGTAGAACTCCTGCGCGGACTGCACATCCCCCACCTGCAGGTGGACGTGCCCGACGCCGGCCTCCGCCTCACGCTGCGCGGTGACGGATTCTTCGTTGAGGAACTTTTCGAGGTAGCGCTGCGGCGGGAGGGCCAGGCTGTCCATCACAACATTCTTCCCCTCCCAGGACCACGCTTCGCGGGGACGGTCCCAGTACAGCTCAATGCCGTTGCCCTCGGGGTCGTTGAAGTAGAAGGCCTCGCTGACGAGGTGGTCCGCGCTGCCGGTAAAGGACTGCGGCTCATACTGGGCCGCGCTGGCGACGGTGGCGGCCAGGGACGGCTGGTCATCGAACAGCAGTGCGGTGTGGAAGAGGCCGGCCTCTCCGCGGGATGGGACAGCGAGCCCGGGCGCCGGGGCGAGGTGGACCAACGGCTTCTGCCGC
Encoded here:
- a CDS encoding ribonuclease HII, which translates into the protein MSEAPTLDYERRFRSSGARLVAGIDEVGRGALAGPVSVGIAVVDLTDQKLLADVRDSKLLKVADRERLVPVVRSWSVASAVGHASAGEIDSLGIIGALRLAGTRAWLSVLAAGVTPDVVLLDGSHNWLSPASQPSLFDDGPAEPGCDAPVHTLVKADMQCLSVAAASIIAKVERDNQMCQLHTEYPAFGWDENKGYGTAAHKDALRAAGPTPYHRVSWQLL
- the lepB gene encoding signal peptidase I is translated as MPETGSRIPEPRGQDQPRVTSSAIPTTEQFRSPEYQGDPEAGVAPQHPTAALPHASAVQPSARGAEAIHPAQAPAGAPAEEAGEGASVPASAERPAASGPAHAGPESKRARRAKAKEGRSQLFLWLKEVATVVVVAIVLSFLIKTFLFRAFYIPSESMVNTLDVNDRIFVNLLVPEPFALQRGDVVVFKDTKGWLAPAEEKPDGPFTWVQDGLTFVGLLPDNSEQHLVKRVIGLPGDRVVCCDAGGQLTVNGTPLAENYINAAEAPVVHEFDVVVPAGKVWVMGDNRNHSADSRAHLDSGGGFVDVADIEGKAAVIAWPLNRITALDNYPGVFQNVPAPSGQ
- the lepB gene encoding signal peptidase I, with amino-acid sequence MDQTKRQPRKLGWRFALLAFVLAVVISGVIRSLWLDVYFIPSASMEPLFREGDRIVVSRTELQAEPIRRGDVVVFDGRGTFAPLNSGKGPVLDFLAGAGHWLGLAGSDSTYVKRVIGLPGDEVVCCDASGRLTVNGQPLAEPYLYAGDAPSEQRFSAAVPAGRLWLMGDHRSMSADSRSLLGAPGGGMVPLDRVVGRPVQIVWPLDRFTAVGRPAAAADTTTNGQ
- the rplS gene encoding 50S ribosomal protein L19, which encodes MHILDSVDAASLRTDVPTFRAGDTLKVHVNIIEGKNSRVQVFQGFVLGRHGDGLRETFTVRKVSFGVGVERTFPVHSPIIDKIEVVSKGDVRRAKLYYMRNLRGKAAKIKEKRDFQTAK
- the trmD gene encoding tRNA (guanosine(37)-N1)-methyltransferase TrmD, which encodes MRIDVVSIFPEYLAPLELSLIGKARQDGLLQLNVHNLRDFTTDRHRTVDDTPYGGGAGMVMKPEPWAQALAAVAAARPEAASADTEAPEAAAKPVLIVPSPAGERFTQATAQELAEEEQLVFACGRYEGIDERVMEWAADHFTVRPMSLGDYVLNGGEVAVLAMVEAIGRLLPGVVGNPDSLVEESHSDGLLEYPVYTKPSSWRDRDVPAVLLSGNHGKIAQWRRHEQYRRTAERRPDLLAEFDAGKLPRADRTAFADLGYDVVDGRLRRRPDAGAGRN
- the rimM gene encoding ribosome maturation factor RimM (Essential for efficient processing of 16S rRNA); this encodes MQLQVARIGKPHGIRGEVTVQVLTDAPGDRFVPGTQFVVEPASAGPLTVESARWNKDILLLAFEEIETRNDAETLRGAKLFIETEELDEDDDDEGWYEHELVGLDVRVGDTVVGKVSGLHTLPVQDLIVVTSNEGKEILVPFVEQIVPEVNVGEGFILVTPPAGLFEVNADEGTKPETGSASGDKA
- a CDS encoding RNA-binding protein, which translates into the protein MLAEALEHLVRGIVDSPDDVKVSAKNNRRGDTLEVRVHQDDLGRVIGRQGRTARALRTVIAALADGEPVRVDVVDTDRRR
- the rpsP gene encoding 30S ribosomal protein S16; translation: MAVKIRLKRFGKMRAPYYRIVVMDARSKRDGRAIEEIGKYHPTEEPSYIEVDTDRAQYWLGVGAQPSEQVAAILKITGDWQKFKGLPGQEGTLKTKAPKAAFVTPEKGSVIIPEAITKKAKKDDAAEAPADAAAETTEAE
- a CDS encoding VOC family protein; translated protein: MTAEASTQDLLPAELTMGTVMLKVGDMKLMTDYYQRALGLDIVAEQDGGLYLGRRQKPLVHLAPAPGLAVPSRGEAGLFHTALLFDDQPSLAATVASAAQYEPQSFTGSADHLVSEAFYFNDPEGNGIELYWDRPREAWSWEGKNVVMDSLALPPQRYLEKFLNEESVTAQREAEAGVGHVHLQVGDVQSAQEFYVGTLGFEKTAGWHGQALFVAAGGYHHHMAMNVWNSRGAGPRRDTLGLGEVLIEVPSGDDVGALADRLKTAGVQSHHTGAELRFEDPWRNRIRVAVR